Proteins encoded within one genomic window of Anopheles gambiae chromosome 3, idAnoGambNW_F1_1, whole genome shotgun sequence:
- the LOC5668256 gene encoding protein Gawky — protein sequence MMVVGQKGEEEMQNNENDTVNMKCDLSHYLIAIKKTKLSVITEADDSKLEKMAMPELQVQQFGADEDDQIVAIKNSNCEPPLKLKDNNSDVAGRAKQWSAEEEQCQEQQQTQQRLSGSKFVRFEELVRLTQLETTIRQQAPHHLRMRLCGGGEDSINNGTSAWGQPTATNNPAGSTWGPIGGGGGSAQQSGASVGPSGSSQQPGAGGAGAGPWGAGSQQNGGPGGQNSKGNASSVNPNNVGASGVTADGSGNSAGSGGGAAGPWNGAGGNAQGAAGGAQGGAGPAGSGNNATGASQQDQQGAIGGGGVSQQQQAVAAAATAQQAGQAGQQDAAGAAAASAAGAAGAAAAVVQSSAAKNQLEHLNSLRESLFAQDGWGSENVDQDTQWDVPASPEPSGKTDPNSATSGPTAGIPMWKTNTGTELWEANLRNGGQLPQQQPPVQKTPWGPANNYGGTWGEDDEANEPGSVWNGAMGGAGVAGGPGGPGGVGLRDQPPGPQQSQQLAGQQQGQQPPWNTAAGMAGSGAGGGGGMWPGAAAGAPGGVGAMAPNVPAGLKKDNEWGAGIGAGAPAGGSGAWGAGGGGGGGAADGRVAGNPAAAGGLDPTGLDMRNIRIASAMDSNREIRGDPRGISGRLNGNVGLWDQHQMSSMQQKIPPTATTPGTPTGGVGAQGGGGQWPSNNPLGAVNNGVAGGGGAGAKLGGGSGWDDPTAGGGPPVVGGVRRNNMDDGTALWGQNALNRQNSGNVSGWKDNSGGGLGPPGTDGGMGRNLMHRNAMVGGGGNMPGNGGLVGRGVGGPGGPMKPDSLWGQNPAAALGAGPRGGAGNWGGDDVPSAAGGGNWGDDKPPGGGGMGGNSLWNDGANNNWNNKAKMSAGGGGGWNDGAPGGGPGGMDMGNSDWSMPPQSKLPPNGNKMNALEIIRCSKQYRHLCDLGFKKEDVESVLRMTNMNMEESLDLLHRSSGGGGSDWSRRPDGHGGFGAGDQFVGGGGVSGRFAAAAAGVGPMAFQQNNQNNLGGGVFGGGNGPAAGGGSFNNMKFGGGHGGAGGNGGGPVGGGGPPGGGAGVFGGQHQQQQPGGLGGAGGLNQPNAQSQQISNQQLRLLVQQIQLAVQNGYLENQILNQPLAPQTLMLLHQLLTHIKQLNVMQSNLSRTGGGGVNAVQMSIAINKLKSQIANLQSQINMQQANYLKQQQQQQQQQQQQQHQHQQQPPHPGSLNAANVNVSAMAAAGGNPGNDLFRTPSDLAGLPGSFADMALKESGGVPFPSSGSTSQQSRLQQWKLPANSATTPSSLDKDGSDLTDFVRAPGASSKSGPSGSGIDDGTWSNGRSNLGDGWPDSGSQDNKDWPGGNDAFSDLVPEFEPGKPWKGTQATRIEDDPTITPGSVARNPLSIAAAKESNLFGGSAASAASNSKSSPTESTWSFNPSGGAGGGLQGGNYGGKVQKNPWQDANTPTMPPADLWDTPLSGANGGKGRGVGMMGGIGKPGGGSKLDANGWNTPSTQAGGGSTWNSGASAANTWSSTWIMLRNLTAQIEGSTLRTLCLQHGPVVNFHLYLNQGIALCKYGTREEAQKAQLALNNCQLGNTTIIAEIPNESEIQYILPHHVGNSNGMTNGLASGGGQNWRLSAAAQSQPMVSRSNSVVQDAWSSNAWGSGSNTGSSLWNTLDGGPGDRGTPANLHSLLPESLLGTELN from the exons ATGATGGTTGTCGGCCAGAAGGGCGAAGAGGAAATGCAGAATAACGAAAATGACACTGTGAATATGAAATGTGATTTATCTCATTACCTGATAGCTATAAAGAAAACTAAACTTAGCGTAATTACTGAAGCGGATGATAGCAAGCTAGAGAAGATGGCGATGCCAGAGCTGCAAGTGCAGCAGTTCGGTGCGGATGAGGATGACCAAATTGTAGCCATTAAGAATTCAAATTGCGAACCACCATTGAAACTAAAGGATAATAATAGTGATGTAGCGGGACGGGCGAAGCAGTGGTCGGCGGAAGAGGAGCAATGTCAGGAACAGCAGCAAACCCAACAGAGACTATCAGGCAGCAAATTCGTTCGGTTCGAAGAACTCGTTCGTTTGACGCAGCTGGAAACGACCATCCGTCAGCAAGCGCCGCACCATCTCCGGATGAGGTTGTGTGGTGGGGGCGAAGACTCTATCAATAACGGTACAAGTGCCTGGGGTCAGCCCACCGCTACGAACAACCCGGCCGGTAGCACCTGGGGTCCCATTGGAGGAGGCGGTGGATCTGCACAGCAATCCGGCGCTTCCGTTGGCCCATCCGGCTCATCGCAGCAACCGGGTGCCGGTGGAGCCGGTGCCGGTCCATGGGGAGCAGGCTCACAGCAAAACGGAGGTCCAGGAGGACAAAATTCAAAGGGCAACGCATCATCAGTCAATCCGAATAATGTAGGAGCCTCGGGAGTTACTGCCGATGGCAGTGGCAACAGTGCCGGCAGTGGTGGAGGAGCCGCCGGTCCTTGGAACGGAGCGGGAGGAAACGCACaaggtgctgctggtggggcGCAAGGTGGTGCTGGACCGGCAGGAAGTGGAAACAATGCCACCGGTGCTTCACAGCAGGATCAGCAAGGAGCGATAGGTGGTGGCGGCGTATCTCAACAGCAGCAAGCCGTAGCAGCGGCGGCAACAGCACAACAAGCTGGACAAGCGGGACAACAGGATGCGGCAGGTGCCGCGGCAGCATCAGCTGCTGgcgcagcaggagcagcggcgGCTGTGGTCCAGTCGAGCGCTGCCAAAAACCAGCTAGAGCATCTGAACTCGTTACGCGAGTCACTATTCGCCCAGGACGGCTGGGGCTCGGAGAACGTTGATCAGGACACGCAGTGGGACGTGCCAGCATCGCCGGAACCCAGCGGCAAAACTGACCCGAACAGCGCCACCAGTGGGCCGACGGCCGGTATTCCGATGTGGAAGACGAACACGGGCACAGAGCTTTGGGAGGCGAATCTGCGCAACGGTGGCCAACTGCCTCAGCAGCAACCGCCAGTCCAGAAGACTCCCTGGGGACCAGCAAACAACTATGGTGGCACCTGGGGCGAGGATGATGAGGCCAACGAGCCGGGAAGCGTCTGGAACGGAGCGATGGGTGGTGCAGGCGTCGCTGGCGGTCCAGGCGGACCGGGCGGTGTGGGACTGCGCGATCAGCCACCGGGCCCGCAGCAATCACAGCAACTGGCCGGACAGCAGCAAGGCCAGCAACCGCCGTGGAACACGGCCGCCGGAATGGCTGGCAGTGGagctggcggtggcggtggcatgTGGCCGGGGGCTGCAGCAGGGGCTCCTGGAGGTGTTGGGGCGATGGCACCAAACGTTCCCGCCGGTCTCAAGAAGGACAACGAGTGGGGCGCAGGCATTGGCGCCGGTGCTCCGGCTGGCGGAAGCGGCGCATGGGgagcaggtggtggtggtggtggtggcgcggCCGACGGTCGCGTGGCCGGCAATCCGGCAGCAGCCGGAGGCCTCGATCCCACTGGGCTCGATATGCGCAACATACGCATTGCCAGCGCGATGGATAGCAACCGTGAGATCCGTGGCGATCCGCGCGGCATTTCTGGCCGGCTGAACGGCAACGTTGGCCTCTGGGATCAGCATCAGATGTCGAGCATGCAGCAGAAGATACCACCGACGGCCACCACTCCCGGGACGCCTACGGGAGGCGTTGGAGCGCaaggcggcggcggccagtGGCCCTCGAACAACCCGCTGGGCGCGGTTAACAATGGCGTTGCGGGTGGGGGCGGTGCTGGTGCTAAGCTGGGAGGCGGATCCGGCTGGGACGATCCAACGGCAGGCGGTGGCCCACCGGTGGTTGGTGGTGTGCGTCGCAACAACATGGACGATGGCACCGCCCTGTGGGGCCAGAATGCGCTGAACCGGCAGAACTCCGGCAATGTATCCGGCTGGAAGGACAACAGTGGTGGCGGGTTGGGTCCACCCGGCACTGACGGTGGAATGGGCCGGAACTTGATGCACCGCAATGCGATGGTCGGCGGAGGTGGCAACATGCCCGGCAACGGGGGACTGGTAGGACGCGGTGTCGGTGGTCCCGGCGGTCCGATGAAACCGGACAGCCTGTGGGGACAGAATCCGGCGGCCGCACTCGGTGCCGGACCGCGCGGCGGTGCAGGCAACTGGGGCGGAGACGACGTGCCGTCCGCAGCGGGCGGTGGCAACTGGGGAGACGACAAACCGCCGGGCGGTGGTGGCATGGGCGGCAACTCGCTGTGGAACGACGGTGCCAACAACAACTGGAACAACAAGGCCAAAATGTCCgcgggcggcggtggcggttgGAACGATGGCGCTCCGGGCGGCGGTCCGGGTGGCATGGACATGGGCAACTCGGACTGGTCAATGCCGCCACAAAGCAAGCTGCCACCGAATGGCAACAAGATGAATGCGCTCGAGATCATTCGCTGTAGCAAGCAGTACCGGCACCTGTGCGACTTGGGCTTCAAGAAGGAGGACGTGGAGAGTGTCCTGCGCATGACGAACATGAACATGGAGGAGTCGTTGGATCTGTTGCATCGCAgcagtggcggcggtggctcCGATTGGTCCCGCCGCCCAGACGGGCATGGTGGATTCGGAGCGGGCGACCAGTTtgttggcggcggtggcgttAGCGGACGCTTtgctgcggcggcggccggcGTTGGTCCGATGGCATTCCAGCAG AACAATCAGAACAATCTGGGCGGTGGAGTTTTCGGAGGCGGAAATGGTCCCGCGGCCGGTGGCGGCTCGTTTAACAACATGAAGTTTGGCGGTGGCCACGGCGGCGCAGGTGGCAACGGCGGCGGACCGGTGGGAGGCGGTGGTCCGCCGGGAGGAGGAGCCGGTGTGTTTGGAgggcagcatcagcaacagcagccgggTGGGCTCGGAGGCGCTGGCGGCTTGAATCAGCCGAACGCCCAATCGCAGCAAATCTCGAACCAGCAGTTGCGGCTGCTAGTGCAACAAATACAGCTGGCCGTCCAGAACGGGTACCTGGAGAACCAGATTCTCAACCAACCCTTGGCTCCGCAGACGCTGATGCTTCTACACCAATTGCTAACTCACATTAAG CAATTGAATGTAATGCAAAGCAATCTGAGCCgtaccggtggtggtggcgtgaATGCCGTACAAATGTCCATCGCAATCAACAAGCTCAAGTCGCAGATAGCTAACCTGCAGAGCCAGATCAACATGCAGCAGGCGAACTATctgaaacagcagcagcaacagcagcaacagcagcagcaacagcagcatcagcaccagcagcaaccgccCCATCCGGGCAGCCTGAACGCAGCGAACGTGAATGTATCGGCGATGGCAGCTGCTGGCGGCAACCCGGGCAACGATCTCTTCCGTACGCCGTCCGATCTAGCCGGCCTGCCGGGCAGCTTCGCCGACATGGCACTGAAGGAGAGCGGCGGCGTCCCCTTCCCATCTAGCGGCAGCACTAGTCAACAATCGCGGCTGCAGCAGTGGAAACTGCCGGCAAACAGTGCCACGACACCGAGCAGTCTCGACAAGGATGGTTCGGATCTGACCGATTTCGTACGTGCGCCTGGTGCCAGCTCCAAGTCTGGTCCGTCCGGATCGGGCATTGACGATGG TACTTGGTCGAATGGGCGTAGCAATCTCGGCGACGGTTGGCCGGACTCGGGCTCACAGGACAACAAGGATTGGCCGGGAGGCAACGATGCCTTCAGCGATCTTGTGCCCGAATTCGAACCGGGAAAACCGTGGAAG GGTACGCAAGCCACACGAATCGAGGACGACCCAACTATCACACCGGGCAGCGTTGCTCGCAATCCACTATCGATCGCTGCTGCCAAGGAGTCGAATTTGTTCGGCGGCAGTGCAGCCAGCGCTGCAAGCAACAGCAAATCATCACCCACCGAATCGACCTGGAGCTTTAACCCGTCCGGCGGTGCCGGTGGTGGCCTCCAGGGCGGCAACTACGGTGGCAAGGTGCAGAAAAACCCTTGGCAAGATGCAAACACACCGACAATGCCGCCAGCCGACCTCTGGGACACACCGCTCAGTGGAGCCAACGGTGGCAAGGGCCGCGGCGTAGGTATGATGGGTGGCATCGGTAAGCCGGGCGGCGGCAGCAAGCTGGATGCAAACGGTTGGAACACGCCGAGCACTCAGGCCGGTGGAGGCAGCACGTGGAACAGTGGTGCGTCTGCAGCCAACACTTGGTCGTCGACATGGATTATGCTTAGAAATCTAACCGCCCAA ATTGAGGGATCCACTCTGCGTACGCTGTGCTTGCAGCACGGTCCGGTGGTAAACTTCCATCTCTACTTGAACCAGGGCATCGCGCTGTGCAAGTATGGCACACGCGAGGAAGCGCAGAAGGCACAGTTGGCACTGAACAACTGTCAGCTGGGCAACACGACGATCATAGCCGAAATACCCAACGAAAGTGAAATACAATACATCCTGCCGCATCATGTAGGCAACAGCAACGGTATGACGAACGGACTGGCCAGCGGCGGCGGACAGAACTGGCGCCTCAGTGCTGCTGCTCAATCGCAGCCAATGGTTAGCCGGTCCAATTCGGTCGTCCAGG ATGCTTGGAGCTCGAATGCTTGGGGCTCGGGCAGCAACACTGGCTCCAGCCTATGGAACACGCTCGATGGTGGTCCGGGTGATCGAGGCACGCCGGCCAATCTGCATTCGTTGCTTCCGGAAAGCTTGCTCGGAACAGAACTGAACTGA